TGAAGCTCTCGGCATAGATCTTGTACACATCCTCGGTTCCGCTGGGCCGGGCGGCAAACCATGCCTCGGCAGTGGTCACCTTCAGGCCGCCGATGGGCGCGTCGTTGCCGGGCGCTCGGGTCAGGCGGGCGGTGATGGGATCACCCGCCAGCGTCTTCGCCTTCACGTCGTCGGGCGAGAGGGTGCTCAGGATCTTCTTCTGTGCGGGCGTGGCCGGAGCGTCCTGGCGGTCGTAGGCGGTCTCACCGTAGCGCTCCGTGAGTTCGGCAAAGCGCTGGCTGGGGGTCTTGCCGGTTTTCGCGGTCATCTCGGCGGCGAGCAAGCCCGGAATCAGGCCGTCTTTGTCGGTGCTCCAGGCCTGCCCGTTCAGGCGCAGAAAGGACGCCCCGGCGGACTCCTCGCCGCCAAAGCCCAGATTGCCGCTCAGCAGACCGTCCACGAAGTACTTGAAGCCCACCGGCACCTCCACCAGCCGGCGGCCCAGGCCGTTTGCCACCCGGTCGATCAAGGCGCTGGACACCAGCGTCTTGCCCACGCCCGCGTCCGCGCGCCAGCCGGGGCGGTGCTGGAACAGGTAATCGATCATCACGGCGAGGTAATGGTTGGGGTTCATCAGGCCGTCTTTGGTCACGATGCCGTGGCGGTCGGCGTCCGGGTCGTTGCCCACGGCCACGTCGAAGTCATCCTTGAGGCGCAGCAGCCCCGCCATCGCGTAGGGGCTGGAGCAGTCCATGCGAATCTTGCCGTCACGGTCCACGCTCATGAAGGCGAAGCGGGGGTCCACCGTCCGGTTCACGATCTCGAAGTTCAGGCCGTACTCGGCGACGATCGCCTCCCACACCGGCAGGCTGGCCCCGCCGAGGGGATCAATGCCCACATGCAGGCCACTGTGCTTGATGGCGTCCAGATCGATCACCTCGGGCAGCTGGCGCACATAGGGGGTGATGAAATCGAACTCCTCCAGGGCCCCCATCGCGTCTTCCAGCGACACCCGGTTCACGTCGCGCAGCTCCTCCTGCAAAATGGCGTTGGCGCGGGCCTGCACCGCTCCGGTGATGTCGGTATCGGCGGGCCCGCCGCTGGGCGGGTTGTACTTGAAGCCGCCGTCCTGCGGGGGATTGTGGCTGGGCGTGATCACGATGCCGTCGGCGGTGCCCCCCTGGCCGGCGCGGTTGTGTTCCAGAATCGCGTGGCTGATCAGCGGCGTGGGCGTGAGCACGCCCGGCTGCACGCACACCCGCACGCCGTTGGCGGTGAGCACCTGCAGGGCCGTGATCCACGCGGGTTCAGACAGCGCGTGCGAATCCAGGCCCATGAACAGCGGCCCGGTGATGCCGGCTGCGGCGCGGTGCTCGGCCACCGCCTGCGCCACCGCCAGGATGTGCGCCTCGTTGAAGGTGCCGTTCATGCTCGTCCCGCGGTGGCCACTGGTGCCAAAAGAAACGCGCTGCAGCGGGTCGCCCACATCCGGGCGCGTCTCGTAGTAGTGCGCCACCAGCCGCGGGATGTTCGTCAGCAAGCTCTGAGGGGCAGTCTTACCGGCCAGTTCGCTGAGGGTCATACCGGCAGTCTAACGGGGGACCTGAGGGGCGCCGGGTTGCATGAACGGAGTGCAGAGGCCGGGCCTGCGAAGTGCGTGACGGAATCCCCCCGGGGCGACTGCTACGCTGGGGGCATATGCGCGAGTTCCTCAACGACTGGTGGCGGCTGATCAAACTGATCGCCGGCTCGCTGGCCATTCCGGTGATCCTGTGGGGTCTGCTGGTGTGGGCCGGCGTTCTGAAATAGCGGCACTTTTCAAATAGCGGCGCCTTGCCGGATCATTCCGGCCGGGCCGCACCGACCTGTGCGGCTGCCGGGACCAACCAGCGGGCGTTTCATGCTGGAAGCGGTCCCAGGCGCATGTTTGCCGGGCGGGCATGTTAGCTTCACCCCATGACCTCCAAGCGGCAGTCCAGCGATCAGGCCAGTGACACCCCGGCCCACCCCACTCCAGCCCCCGGCAGCGAGAACGGCGCGGCCCGGCCCGGCCCGGCGAAGGGCACCTCAGGCAAGACGGTGCAGAGCTTCGAGCACGCACTGGTGCTGGAAACAGCCCGCGTGACCGAGGGCGCGGCGCTGGCCGCGAGCAAGTTCATGGGCCTGGGCGACAAGATCGCCGTGGACGGCGCGGGCACCGAGGCCATGCGCAGCCTGCTGAACTCGCTGGACATCCGGGGCACGGTGGTGATCGGCGAGGGCGAGATGGATGAGGCTCCCATGCTGTACATCGGCGAGCAGGTGGGCAACGGCCAGTATGAGGTGGACATCGCCGTGGACCCGGTGGAGGGCACCGAGGTCACGGCCAAGGGCCTGCCCAATGGCCTGGCGGTGATCGCCCTCTCGGAGCGCGGCGGCCTGATGCACGCGCCCGACTGCTACATGGAAAAACTGATCGTGCCGCCCCCCGCCGCCGGCCGGGTCAACCTCGACTGGCCGGTGGAGGCCAACCTGAACGTGCTTGCCCAGAGCCTGGACCGCGATGTGGACGACCTGATGATCACCATCCTGGACCGCGAGCGCCACGCCGACCTGATCCGGCGGGTGCGGGCCACGGGAGCGCGCGTCAAGCT
The sequence above is a segment of the Deinococcus aerophilus genome. Coding sequences within it:
- the pgm gene encoding phosphoglucomutase (alpha-D-glucose-1,6-bisphosphate-dependent), with the translated sequence MTLSELAGKTAPQSLLTNIPRLVAHYYETRPDVGDPLQRVSFGTSGHRGTSMNGTFNEAHILAVAQAVAEHRAAAGITGPLFMGLDSHALSEPAWITALQVLTANGVRVCVQPGVLTPTPLISHAILEHNRAGQGGTADGIVITPSHNPPQDGGFKYNPPSGGPADTDITGAVQARANAILQEELRDVNRVSLEDAMGALEEFDFITPYVRQLPEVIDLDAIKHSGLHVGIDPLGGASLPVWEAIVAEYGLNFEIVNRTVDPRFAFMSVDRDGKIRMDCSSPYAMAGLLRLKDDFDVAVGNDPDADRHGIVTKDGLMNPNHYLAVMIDYLFQHRPGWRADAGVGKTLVSSALIDRVANGLGRRLVEVPVGFKYFVDGLLSGNLGFGGEESAGASFLRLNGQAWSTDKDGLIPGLLAAEMTAKTGKTPSQRFAELTERYGETAYDRQDAPATPAQKKILSTLSPDDVKAKTLAGDPITARLTRAPGNDAPIGGLKVTTAEAWFAARPSGTEDVYKIYAESFKGQDHLKQVMAEARDVVSDALGGQQVGGQ
- the glpX gene encoding class II fructose-bisphosphatase; translation: MTSKRQSSDQASDTPAHPTPAPGSENGAARPGPAKGTSGKTVQSFEHALVLETARVTEGAALAASKFMGLGDKIAVDGAGTEAMRSLLNSLDIRGTVVIGEGEMDEAPMLYIGEQVGNGQYEVDIAVDPVEGTEVTAKGLPNGLAVIALSERGGLMHAPDCYMEKLIVPPPAAGRVNLDWPVEANLNVLAQSLDRDVDDLMITILDRERHADLIRRVRATGARVKLIGDGDVVAGIAVGVRGTGVHALMGSGGAPEGVLSAAACKCLGAEIQGRFLAEDDAMRERFAKMGVDEKRIYKTADLAPGKQMVFSATGITYGEILDGVRRFGGGARTHTLVMGYATRVVRFIDSIHLEDDTARVTIRV